In Streptomyces sclerotialus, the DNA window AGGCGTCGGGGACGACCCGCGCGAGGTTGGCCTCCAGGCGCTGCACGCCCTTGCCGCGCCGCTTCCAGACGGTGTCGGCGATGCGCTCGCCGAGCCGTACGGCGACCGGTTCGGGGAGCTTCTTGACCGTGGCCCAGCCCAGTCCGTACAGCGCGTCGGTCAGTTTCCCCGTGTCCAGCGGCCCGTCGGGGCCCGTCAGCCTGCCGATGTCGAGCTTCACGCGCCCTCTCCCCCCACGGCGTCCGCCTCGGCGGACTCCCGGCGTACGGTGACCACCCGCTGGCCGAGGGTGACCGCGCTGCCGACGGCCACGATCCACAGGGCGATCGGCAGCAGGTTCTGGATCCACGGCACGCCGAACTTGTGCAGCCCGGCGAAGCCGCACGCGACCAGCGAGATGACCAGCCGCTCGGCGCGCTCGATGAGGCCGTTCACGTTCACCGGCAGGCCGATGCTCTCACCCCGCGCCTTGGTGTACGAGACGACCTGCCCCGAGGCGAGGCAGAAGATCGTCACGGCACACAGGAGGAGGTCGTCACCGCGGCCCGCGT includes these proteins:
- the pgsA gene encoding phosphatidylinositol phosphate synthase; this encodes MLNKYARAFFTRVLTPFAALLIRLGVSPDVVTVLGTAGVVAGALVFYPLGEFFWGTVVITLFVFSDLVDGNMARQLGRSSRWGAFLDSTLDRVADAAIFGGLALWYAGRGDDLLLCAVTIFCLASGQVVSYTKARGESIGLPVNVNGLIERAERLVISLVACGFAGLHKFGVPWIQNLLPIALWIVAVGSAVTLGQRVVTVRRESAEADAVGGEGA